A window of Auraticoccus monumenti contains these coding sequences:
- a CDS encoding TetR/AcrR family transcriptional regulator produces the protein MTPPRPPTDVDALRDTLLEHARAVVARDGVDGLTMRALAREAGTAVGLSYKAFSSREELLRELTWRSVRELASQVETWAARPGGRLVDRLMEFSDLQVASDAPALVSHLTRERGGAGLLQQAVEAGVTRSWASVMTEFLAGRQREGLLREDVDVEAFAFILTAALHYVLVTDEPFSAPDRATLARHVAGVAAQIDVNR, from the coding sequence ATGACGCCGCCCCGCCCACCGACCGACGTCGACGCACTGCGCGACACCCTCCTCGAGCACGCCCGGGCCGTCGTCGCCCGAGACGGTGTGGACGGCCTGACCATGAGGGCGCTCGCCCGGGAGGCGGGCACCGCGGTCGGGTTGTCCTACAAGGCGTTCTCCTCGCGGGAGGAGCTGCTGCGCGAGCTCACCTGGCGCTCGGTGAGGGAGCTCGCCTCACAGGTCGAGACCTGGGCGGCCCGGCCGGGCGGCCGGCTGGTCGACCGGCTGATGGAGTTCTCCGACCTGCAGGTCGCTTCCGACGCCCCTGCCCTGGTGTCCCACCTGACCAGGGAACGGGGTGGCGCCGGCCTCCTCCAGCAGGCGGTAGAGGCTGGGGTGACACGGTCCTGGGCCAGCGTGATGACGGAGTTCCTGGCGGGCAGGCAGCGCGAGGGGCTGCTCCGCGAGGACGTCGACGTCGAGGCCTTCGCCTTCATCCTCACTGCGGCCCTGCACTACGTCCTCGTCACCGACGAGCCGTTCAGCGCCCCGGACCGGGCCACGCTCGCCCGGCACGTCGCGGGAGTCGCCGCGCAGATCGACGTCAACCGCTGA
- a CDS encoding sugar phosphate isomerase/epimerase family protein has protein sequence MTESTHPVTLFTGQWADMPFEELAAKAAAWGYDGLEIASSGDHLDLKRADEDDAYVQSRLDILDKHGLKAWAISHHLGGQAVCDDPIDFRHKAILRDYVWGDGDAEGVRQRAAEDMKRAARVARKLGIDTVVGFTGSKIWPYVAMFPPVPASVIDEGYQDFADRWNPILDVFDSEGVRFAHEVHPSEIAYDYWTSVRSLEAIDHRDAFGFNWDPSHMMWQNIDPVGFIVEFAERIYHVDCKDTRLRPQTGRAGVLGSHLPWGDPRRGWDFVSTTHGDVPWEDAFRALKSIGYSGPISIEWEDAGMDREHGAAEAVEAIRKLLWKLPTASFDAAFSNQ, from the coding sequence ATGACCGAGTCCACCCACCCCGTGACCCTGTTCACCGGACAGTGGGCCGACATGCCCTTCGAGGAGCTGGCCGCCAAGGCCGCCGCGTGGGGCTACGACGGCCTGGAGATCGCCTCCTCCGGCGACCACCTCGACCTCAAGCGGGCCGATGAGGACGACGCCTACGTCCAGAGCCGGCTCGACATCCTGGACAAGCACGGCCTCAAGGCCTGGGCGATCAGCCACCACCTCGGTGGTCAGGCCGTCTGCGACGACCCGATCGACTTCCGCCACAAGGCGATCCTGCGCGACTACGTCTGGGGCGACGGTGACGCCGAGGGTGTGCGTCAGCGGGCCGCGGAGGACATGAAGCGCGCCGCCCGGGTCGCCCGCAAGCTGGGCATCGACACCGTCGTGGGGTTCACCGGCTCCAAGATCTGGCCCTACGTGGCGATGTTCCCGCCGGTGCCCGCCTCGGTGATCGACGAGGGGTACCAGGACTTCGCCGACCGCTGGAACCCGATCCTGGACGTCTTCGACTCCGAGGGCGTCAGGTTCGCCCACGAGGTGCACCCGTCGGAGATCGCCTACGACTACTGGACCTCGGTCCGCAGCCTGGAGGCGATCGACCACCGTGATGCGTTCGGCTTCAACTGGGACCCCTCGCACATGATGTGGCAGAACATCGACCCGGTGGGCTTCATCGTGGAGTTCGCCGAGCGGATCTACCACGTGGACTGCAAGGACACCCGGCTCCGCCCGCAGACCGGTCGCGCCGGCGTCCTCGGCTCGCACCTGCCCTGGGGCGACCCCCGTCGCGGCTGGGACTTCGTCTCCACCACCCACGGCGACGTGCCGTGGGAGGACGCGTTCCGCGCGTTGAAGTCCATCGGCTACTCCGGCCCGATCTCGATCGAGTGGGAGGACGCCGGGATGGACCGCGAGCACGGTGCGGCCGAGGCGGTCGAGGCGATCCGCAAGCTCCTCTGGAAGCTCCCGACCGCATCGTTCGACGCCGCGTTCAGCAACCAGTGA
- a CDS encoding polyamine aminopropyltransferase produces the protein MSRAFEELDWQPTPAGEVSLRRRHDPRLEVDVFEVKLGEEYLMSSLFTAAEIALARLALDRLPGSGLSVAVGGLGLGYTARAVLEDDRVAELVVVDALAPVIEWHRRGLVPLGETLTTDPRCRLVQGDFFAMAAGDGFDPTVPGRRFDAVLVDIDHSPRHLLAGDRAGYYEVAGTRRLAGHLRPGGVYALWSNDPPDPDHLEVLSEVFVDVAAEVVSFPNPLQQRTASNTVYLATAAPDVGVTG, from the coding sequence ATGAGCAGGGCCTTCGAGGAGCTGGACTGGCAGCCGACCCCCGCCGGGGAGGTCAGCCTGCGTCGTCGCCACGACCCCCGGCTCGAGGTGGACGTCTTCGAGGTGAAGCTCGGGGAGGAGTACCTGATGTCGAGCCTGTTCACCGCCGCGGAGATCGCCCTGGCCCGGCTGGCGCTGGACCGGCTGCCCGGCTCGGGGCTGAGCGTCGCGGTCGGCGGACTGGGGCTGGGCTACACCGCCCGGGCCGTGCTCGAGGACGACCGGGTGGCCGAGCTGGTGGTGGTGGACGCGCTCGCCCCCGTGATCGAGTGGCACCGGCGGGGGCTGGTGCCGCTGGGGGAGACGCTCACCACCGACCCGCGCTGCCGGCTGGTGCAGGGGGACTTCTTCGCGATGGCCGCCGGCGACGGCTTCGACCCGACCGTCCCCGGGCGCCGGTTCGACGCGGTGCTGGTCGACATCGACCACTCGCCCCGCCACCTGCTCGCCGGTGACCGTGCGGGCTACTACGAGGTGGCCGGGACCCGGCGGCTGGCCGGGCACCTGCGGCCCGGGGGCGTCTACGCCCTGTGGTCCAACGACCCGCCGGACCCGGACCACCTGGAGGTCCTGTCCGAGGTCTTCGTCGACGTCGCCGCCGAGGTGGTGTCCTTCCCCAACCCGTTGCAGCAGCGGACGGCCAGCAACACCGTCTACCTGGCGACCGCCGCTCCCGACGTGGGCGTCACCGGGTGA
- a CDS encoding spermidine synthase family protein — translation MLPLSPADPPVVLRRAESPRGELVLRARTSSDGAVVHELIVNGAFAMDSQEVASELRLAQLVVEQGRLGRVAVGGLGLGFTAAALLDADVRHLDVVELEADLVFWAREGVTEQLRRVAADPRCTLHTADVVPWLDTAPEGAFDAVLLDVDNGPDFLIHDSNQRLYRSGVLARALSLVRPEGVLAVWCQHRTPSLERTLTDLGPTTEELVRVQRGRHQIDYAIYLTRHPRGA, via the coding sequence GTGCTCCCTCTCTCCCCCGCCGACCCGCCGGTGGTGCTCCGACGCGCCGAGAGCCCTCGCGGGGAGCTGGTGCTGCGGGCACGGACGTCCTCGGACGGGGCGGTGGTGCACGAGCTGATCGTCAACGGCGCCTTCGCGATGGACAGCCAGGAGGTGGCCTCGGAGCTCCGGCTGGCCCAGCTGGTGGTCGAGCAGGGCCGGCTCGGCCGGGTCGCGGTCGGCGGGCTCGGGCTGGGCTTCACCGCCGCCGCCCTGCTCGACGCCGACGTCCGGCACCTTGACGTGGTCGAGCTGGAGGCCGACCTCGTCTTCTGGGCCCGTGAGGGCGTCACCGAGCAGCTGCGTCGGGTCGCCGCCGACCCGCGCTGCACCCTGCACACGGCCGACGTGGTGCCCTGGCTGGACACCGCCCCCGAGGGCGCCTTCGACGCCGTGCTGCTCGACGTCGACAACGGCCCCGACTTCCTCATCCACGACAGCAACCAGCGGCTGTACCGGTCCGGCGTACTGGCCCGGGCCCTGTCCCTGGTCCGACCCGAGGGCGTGCTCGCCGTCTGGTGCCAGCACCGGACGCCGTCGCTGGAGCGCACCCTCACCGACCTCGGTCCGACCACCGAGGAGCTGGTGCGCGTCCAGCGCGGTCGGCACCAGATCGACTACGCGATCTACCTGACGCGGCACCCGCGCGGGGCCTGA
- a CDS encoding DUF4352 domain-containing protein produces MRRVAGWRWMPLLVGLLVVVLLNWWTPDPEVDHRISWVEGELGTPTSTSRLTVRVSDVQFGRELSTSDYDEETVRTEHVLVAVAVEVDVREQLSNLLSISLHTRDGRYYEPRPENEANLDQAAPGYTSTGTPVFLVPADRLEGARLRLTPSTRLPINHDSGVSIDLRITDRDAAVAEADAAGVLDPPAPSVVVT; encoded by the coding sequence ATGCGCCGAGTGGCGGGGTGGCGGTGGATGCCGCTGCTGGTCGGTCTGCTGGTGGTCGTGCTGCTCAACTGGTGGACGCCCGACCCCGAGGTCGACCACCGGATCTCCTGGGTCGAGGGCGAGCTCGGCACCCCGACGTCCACCTCCCGGCTGACCGTGCGGGTCTCCGACGTCCAGTTCGGCCGCGAGCTGTCGACCAGCGACTACGACGAGGAGACTGTGCGCACCGAGCACGTGCTGGTGGCGGTCGCGGTCGAGGTGGACGTCCGCGAGCAGCTGTCGAACCTGCTCAGCATCTCCCTGCACACCCGCGACGGCCGCTACTACGAACCCCGCCCGGAGAACGAGGCGAACCTCGACCAGGCCGCGCCCGGGTACACCAGCACCGGCACCCCGGTCTTCCTGGTGCCGGCCGACCGGCTCGAGGGGGCTCGGCTGCGGCTCACCCCGTCCACCCGGCTGCCGATCAACCACGACTCCGGGGTCAGCATCGACCTCCGGATCACCGACCGGGACGCCGCCGTGGCCGAGGCCGACGCGGCCGGGGTGCTCGACCCGCCGGCGCCGTCGGTGGTGGTCACGTGA
- a CDS encoding Gfo/Idh/MocA family protein, whose amino-acid sequence MSGSKAERPMGVGVIGAGTISTQYLTNLTQFPDLDVRFVADLDADRARAQAEAFGVAGSGSTEQLLADEGVDIVVNLTIPAAHAEVAAAALEAGKHVWNEKPIALDTASAKALLDVAERTGRRVATAPDTFLGAGLQSSLRLVAGGGIGTPLSAHTMMLSPGPESWHPSPDFLFAVGAGPLYDIGPYYLTALAQFFGPVHRVQATLGQSRPQRVIGSGPRAGESFPVEVPTHVAALYEFADGHTASSTFSFDSALKRTQFEVAGLEGTVEVPDPNTFEGQLVIHRPGLEEPETVASTGSTFTRGTGVVELARAVRAGRPERASGALAYHVLDVMQATIEAGTSGRAVEVASRFEVVEPLTEDWDPSEATL is encoded by the coding sequence ATGAGCGGGAGCAAGGCCGAGCGTCCGATGGGCGTCGGCGTCATCGGCGCCGGCACCATCTCCACCCAGTACCTGACGAACCTCACCCAGTTCCCCGACCTCGACGTGCGCTTCGTGGCCGACCTGGACGCCGACCGCGCCCGGGCCCAGGCCGAGGCCTTCGGCGTCGCCGGGTCGGGCAGCACCGAGCAGCTGCTGGCCGACGAGGGCGTCGACATCGTGGTCAACCTGACCATCCCGGCCGCCCACGCCGAGGTGGCCGCCGCCGCCCTGGAGGCGGGCAAGCACGTCTGGAACGAGAAGCCGATCGCCCTCGACACCGCCAGCGCCAAGGCGCTGCTGGACGTCGCGGAGCGGACCGGTCGCCGGGTCGCCACCGCACCGGACACCTTCCTCGGTGCCGGTCTGCAGTCCTCGCTGCGGCTGGTCGCCGGCGGCGGCATCGGCACCCCGCTCTCGGCGCACACCATGATGCTGAGCCCCGGACCGGAGTCCTGGCACCCCAGCCCGGACTTCCTCTTCGCCGTCGGCGCCGGTCCGCTCTACGACATCGGCCCGTACTACCTGACCGCACTGGCCCAGTTCTTCGGGCCGGTGCACCGGGTCCAGGCCACCCTCGGGCAGTCCCGGCCGCAGCGCGTCATCGGCTCCGGCCCCCGCGCCGGGGAGAGCTTCCCCGTCGAGGTGCCCACCCACGTCGCCGCCCTCTACGAGTTCGCCGACGGCCACACCGCCAGCTCGACGTTCAGCTTCGACTCCGCGCTCAAGCGCACCCAGTTCGAGGTGGCCGGGCTGGAGGGCACCGTCGAGGTGCCCGACCCCAACACCTTCGAGGGGCAGCTGGTGATCCACCGCCCCGGGCTCGAGGAGCCCGAGACGGTGGCCAGCACCGGCTCCACGTTCACCCGCGGCACCGGGGTGGTCGAGCTGGCCCGTGCGGTCCGCGCCGGACGTCCCGAGCGCGCCTCAGGGGCCCTGGCCTACCACGTGCTCGACGTCATGCAGGCCACCATCGAGGCCGGCACCAGCGGTCGTGCGGTCGAGGTGGCCAGCCGCTTCGAGGTGGTCGAGCCCCTCACCGAGGACTGGGACCCGTCGGAGGCCACGCTGTGA
- a CDS encoding sugar phosphate isomerase/epimerase family protein, which translates to MNLSVQLYTVREAAAADLTGTLQRLADLGLTRVEPYNMLGFGDELSSALRSSGLVAPTTHQGFIGSSDDELNRVFSVASSMGIGTVIDPHVPTDRWQQAEDVRATAEALNAAAVVAAEHGITVGYHNHAHEIASRIEGTSALEHFAGLLSDEVVLEVDAYWVAVGGDDAVPLIQRLGSRVVAVHVKDGPGTSDTKAQVAVGSGTQPIAELIAATPDALHVIELDDCAGDRFEAVADSVAFLQRLEQEGTR; encoded by the coding sequence GTGAACCTCTCCGTCCAGCTCTACACCGTCCGGGAGGCCGCCGCCGCGGACCTGACCGGCACCCTCCAGCGTCTGGCCGACCTCGGCCTCACCCGCGTCGAGCCCTACAACATGCTCGGCTTCGGCGACGAGCTGAGCTCCGCGCTCCGGTCCAGCGGGCTGGTCGCACCGACCACGCACCAGGGGTTCATCGGCAGCAGCGACGACGAGCTGAACCGGGTGTTCTCGGTCGCGAGCTCGATGGGCATCGGCACCGTCATCGACCCCCACGTCCCCACCGACCGCTGGCAGCAGGCCGAGGACGTCCGCGCCACCGCCGAGGCCCTCAACGCCGCCGCCGTGGTGGCCGCCGAGCACGGCATCACCGTCGGCTACCACAACCACGCCCACGAGATCGCCTCCCGGATCGAGGGCACCTCCGCGCTGGAGCACTTCGCCGGCCTGCTCTCCGACGAGGTCGTCCTCGAGGTGGACGCCTACTGGGTGGCGGTGGGCGGCGACGACGCCGTGCCGCTGATCCAGCGCCTCGGCTCCCGCGTGGTGGCCGTGCACGTCAAGGACGGCCCCGGCACCTCCGACACCAAGGCGCAGGTGGCCGTGGGCAGCGGCACCCAGCCGATCGCCGAGCTGATCGCCGCCACCCCCGACGCCCTGCACGTGATCGAGCTCGACGACTGCGCCGGTGACCGGTTCGAGGCCGTCGCCGACAGCGTGGCCTTCCTCCAGCGCCTGGAGCAGGAGGGCACCCGATGA
- a CDS encoding Gfo/Idh/MocA family protein — MTTLGVAVVGGGFMARVHSTAARAAGARLVSVASSSPERGEQAARELGFERSAASVAELLEDADVDVVHVCTPNALHAEQAAAVLASGRHVVCEKPLATDVDDARRLVEQAEGSGLVATVPFVYRFYPLVREARARFRAGDMGAVTTITGSYLQDWLLGAEDQNWRVDAAAGGASRAFADIGSHLVDLLEFITGDRITALAASTSTLHRNRGSEPVRTEDAAALTLRTEGGAVGSLLVSQVAPGRKNRLALEVAGTEATLGLDTEQPETVWLGRRAGSQLLPRDADQLSPDAARLCTVPAGHAMGYQDAFNAFVADTYAATTGADPEGLPRFADGLRAGVVTRAVLDSAATGAWTTL; from the coding sequence GTGACGACCCTCGGCGTGGCGGTGGTGGGTGGCGGGTTCATGGCCCGGGTTCACTCCACCGCCGCCCGCGCCGCGGGCGCGCGGCTGGTCTCGGTCGCCTCCTCCAGCCCCGAGCGGGGCGAGCAGGCGGCCCGCGAGCTGGGGTTCGAGCGCTCGGCGGCCTCGGTGGCCGAGCTGCTGGAGGACGCCGACGTCGACGTCGTCCACGTCTGCACCCCCAACGCGCTGCACGCTGAGCAGGCGGCCGCCGTGCTGGCCTCGGGCCGGCACGTGGTCTGCGAGAAGCCGCTGGCCACCGACGTCGACGACGCCCGCCGGCTGGTCGAGCAGGCCGAGGGCTCCGGCCTGGTGGCCACGGTCCCCTTCGTCTACCGCTTCTACCCGCTGGTCCGCGAGGCCCGGGCCCGGTTCCGCGCCGGCGACATGGGCGCGGTGACCACCATCACCGGCAGCTACCTGCAGGACTGGCTGCTCGGGGCCGAGGACCAGAACTGGCGCGTCGACGCCGCCGCGGGCGGGGCCTCCCGCGCCTTCGCCGACATCGGCTCGCACCTGGTCGACCTGCTGGAGTTCATCACGGGGGACCGCATCACCGCCCTGGCCGCCTCCACCAGCACCCTGCACCGGAACCGGGGGTCCGAGCCGGTCCGCACCGAGGACGCGGCGGCCCTCACCCTGCGCACCGAGGGCGGGGCGGTCGGCTCGCTGCTGGTCTCCCAGGTGGCGCCCGGGCGCAAGAACCGGCTGGCCCTGGAGGTCGCGGGCACCGAGGCCACCCTCGGGCTGGACACCGAGCAGCCGGAGACGGTCTGGCTCGGACGCCGCGCCGGCAGCCAGCTGCTCCCCCGCGACGCCGACCAGCTCTCCCCCGACGCCGCCCGGCTCTGCACCGTCCCGGCCGGGCACGCGATGGGCTACCAGGACGCCTTCAACGCCTTCGTCGCCGACACCTACGCCGCCACCACCGGCGCCGACCCGGAGGGCCTGCCGCGCTTCGCCGACGGCCTGCGCGCCGGCGTCGTCACCCGGGCCGTGCTCGACTCCGCCGCCACCGGCGCCTGGACCACCCTGTGA
- a CDS encoding DUF4245 domain-containing protein: MARGNRNRSNAADMFRSLAVILLPILLLGAILTVRLDDYPVEPVAVEPVLAQAREQSPYPVLVPQQLPQGWVPTRVSWVATGQPALNDEPSPANRWMVGYLDPTETFVAVEQSDGPSDQFVADVSREGLPEATSTVSGEPWQQLVSPDGRTRSLVDADEGVTTIVTGDVGYDELVAFATTLSAG, from the coding sequence GTGGCACGAGGCAATCGCAACCGCTCCAACGCGGCGGACATGTTCCGCTCGCTCGCGGTGATCCTGCTGCCCATCCTCCTGCTGGGCGCCATCCTCACCGTGCGGCTGGACGACTACCCGGTGGAGCCGGTCGCGGTCGAGCCGGTGCTCGCCCAGGCCCGCGAGCAGTCCCCGTACCCGGTGCTGGTGCCCCAGCAGCTGCCCCAGGGCTGGGTGCCCACCCGGGTCAGCTGGGTGGCGACGGGGCAGCCGGCGCTGAACGACGAGCCGTCCCCGGCCAACCGCTGGATGGTGGGCTACCTCGACCCGACCGAGACCTTCGTCGCGGTGGAGCAGAGCGACGGCCCCAGCGACCAGTTCGTCGCCGACGTCTCCCGCGAGGGCCTGCCCGAGGCCACCAGCACCGTGTCCGGGGAGCCCTGGCAGCAGCTGGTCAGCCCCGACGGCCGCACCCGCTCCCTGGTCGACGCCGACGAGGGCGTCACCACCATCGTCACCGGCGACGTCGGCTACGACGAGCTGGTGGCCTTCGCCACCACCCTCTCCGCCGGCTGA
- a CDS encoding ROK family transcriptional regulator, whose translation MAGSRGRGVDDVLSLLRDRRPRTRAELVVETGLSRSTVGARLDVLQRVGLVVAAGEARSSGGRPPARVEFNPAAGLVLAIDLGATHGTVALTDLSAAVLASRTLDLDIADGPEPVLETVLGAGADLLASVGRGPSDVVGVGIGVPGPVEHATGRPITPPIMPGWDRFDIPAHVRRHLDAPVLVDNDVNLLALAEHAGPWSGVDDLLVVKVSTGIGAGIIAGGTLQRGGSGSAGDLGHLRVPWLPDSPRPSEDVRDLEEVASGPAIAAVLRASGLDVSTSSDVVALVRAGDVRARDAVRQAGREVGAVLAGVVNLLNPSVIVLGGSIARAGEHLVAGVREVVYGRSIPLATHELRVVPSSSGEVAGVLGATSMVTQQLFSADPAQLLARRLG comes from the coding sequence GTGGCCGGATCGCGCGGACGCGGGGTCGACGACGTGCTGTCCCTGCTGCGTGACCGCCGCCCCCGGACCCGGGCCGAGCTGGTCGTCGAGACGGGCCTCTCCCGCTCGACCGTGGGCGCCCGGCTGGACGTCCTGCAGCGCGTGGGCCTGGTCGTCGCCGCCGGTGAGGCCCGCTCCTCGGGCGGCCGTCCCCCGGCCCGGGTGGAGTTCAACCCCGCCGCGGGGCTGGTGCTGGCCATCGACCTCGGCGCCACCCACGGCACGGTGGCCCTCACCGACCTGTCCGCCGCCGTACTGGCCTCCCGCACCCTCGACCTCGACATCGCCGACGGCCCGGAGCCCGTGCTGGAGACGGTGCTCGGCGCCGGGGCGGACCTGCTCGCCTCGGTGGGGCGGGGACCGTCGGACGTGGTGGGCGTGGGCATCGGGGTCCCGGGCCCGGTGGAGCACGCGACCGGTCGTCCGATCACGCCGCCGATCATGCCCGGCTGGGACCGCTTCGACATCCCCGCGCACGTGCGCCGCCACCTGGACGCGCCGGTGCTGGTGGACAACGACGTGAACCTGCTGGCCCTGGCCGAGCACGCCGGACCCTGGTCCGGGGTCGACGACCTGCTGGTGGTGAAGGTGTCCACGGGTATCGGGGCCGGGATCATCGCCGGTGGGACGCTCCAGCGCGGCGGCTCGGGCTCGGCCGGCGACCTCGGCCACCTGCGGGTGCCGTGGCTGCCCGACAGCCCCCGGCCCAGCGAGGACGTCCGCGACCTCGAGGAGGTGGCCAGCGGCCCGGCCATCGCCGCCGTGCTGCGGGCCTCCGGGCTCGACGTCAGCACCAGCTCCGACGTGGTGGCGCTGGTCCGGGCCGGTGACGTCCGGGCCAGGGACGCCGTCCGCCAGGCCGGCCGCGAGGTCGGGGCGGTGCTGGCCGGGGTGGTCAACCTGCTCAACCCGTCGGTGATCGTGCTCGGCGGGAGCATCGCCCGGGCCGGTGAGCACCTGGTGGCCGGGGTCCGCGAGGTGGTCTACGGTCGCTCGATCCCGCTGGCCACCCACGAGCTGCGGGTGGTGCCCTCCTCCTCCGGCGAGGTGGCCGGGGTGCTCGGGGCGACCAGCATGGTCACCCAGCAGCTCTTCTCAGCCGATCCGGCCCAGCTGCTCGCGCGCCGCCTCGGGTAG
- a CDS encoding class II fumarate hydratase, with protein MEQSAEQEHRIEHDTMGEVRVPAQALYRAQTQRAVENFPISGTPIEPALIRALATIKGAAAATNASLGVLDAEVAEAIQQAAAEVASGAHDGEFPIDVFQTGSGTSSNMNTNEVISTLATRSLGRSVHPNDHVNASQSSNDVFPSAIHIAATRSLSEDLVPALAHLAEALEAKSVEFAEVVKSGRTHLMDATPVTLGQEFGGYARQVRLGIERVRSALPRVAELPLGGTAVGTGINTPAGFAADVIERIATESELPLTEAVDHFEAQGARDALVEASGVLRTIAVSLTKVANDLRWMGSGPTAGLGEIALPDLQPGSSIMPGKVNPVMCEATLMVCAQVMGNDATVGIAGAAGNFELNVMLPVIARNLLESIRLLSSVSVLLADRCVVGITANTEHCRQLAESSPSIVTPLNKYIGYENAATVAKTALKEGKTIRQVVVESGFVEQGRLTEEQLDTALDVLSMTRPPQA; from the coding sequence ATGGAGCAGAGCGCGGAGCAGGAGCACCGGATCGAGCACGACACCATGGGTGAGGTGAGGGTCCCGGCGCAGGCGCTGTACCGGGCCCAGACCCAGCGCGCGGTGGAGAACTTCCCCATCTCCGGGACGCCGATCGAGCCGGCCCTGATCCGGGCCCTGGCCACCATCAAGGGTGCGGCCGCCGCCACCAACGCCTCCCTCGGGGTGCTCGACGCCGAGGTCGCCGAGGCGATCCAGCAGGCCGCCGCGGAGGTCGCCTCGGGCGCCCACGACGGCGAGTTTCCGATCGACGTCTTCCAGACCGGGTCCGGCACCTCCTCGAACATGAACACCAACGAGGTGATCTCCACCCTGGCCACCCGGTCGCTGGGGCGCAGCGTCCACCCCAACGACCACGTCAACGCCTCCCAGTCCAGCAACGACGTCTTCCCCAGTGCGATCCACATCGCCGCCACCCGCTCCCTCAGCGAGGACCTCGTCCCCGCCCTGGCCCACCTGGCCGAGGCGCTGGAGGCCAAGTCGGTCGAGTTCGCCGAGGTGGTCAAGAGCGGGCGCACCCACCTGATGGACGCCACCCCGGTCACCCTCGGCCAGGAGTTCGGCGGCTACGCCCGCCAGGTCCGCCTCGGCATCGAGCGGGTCCGGTCAGCGCTCCCCCGGGTGGCCGAGCTCCCCCTCGGCGGGACGGCCGTCGGGACCGGGATCAACACCCCGGCCGGCTTCGCCGCGGACGTGATCGAGCGGATCGCCACCGAGTCCGAGCTGCCGCTGACCGAGGCCGTCGACCACTTCGAGGCCCAGGGGGCGCGCGACGCCCTGGTCGAGGCCTCCGGCGTGCTCCGCACCATCGCGGTCAGCCTCACCAAGGTGGCCAACGACCTGCGCTGGATGGGCTCCGGCCCCACCGCCGGGCTCGGCGAGATCGCCCTGCCCGACCTGCAGCCGGGCTCCTCGATCATGCCGGGCAAGGTGAACCCGGTGATGTGCGAGGCCACCCTGATGGTCTGCGCCCAGGTGATGGGCAACGACGCCACCGTCGGCATCGCCGGCGCGGCCGGCAACTTCGAGCTCAACGTGATGCTGCCGGTGATCGCCCGCAACCTGCTGGAGTCGATCCGGCTGCTGTCCTCGGTCAGCGTGCTGCTGGCCGACCGCTGCGTGGTCGGCATCACCGCCAACACCGAGCACTGCCGCCAGCTGGCCGAGTCCTCACCCTCGATCGTCACCCCGCTGAACAAGTACATCGGCTACGAGAACGCGGCCACGGTGGCCAAGA